Proteins encoded within one genomic window of Megalopta genalis isolate 19385.01 chromosome 10, iyMegGena1_principal, whole genome shotgun sequence:
- the Zfrp8 gene encoding zinc finger protein RP-8 — translation MPVDLGFVEKCDAWRLECRFFPSKVGGKPAWLNLRDIPGEKDLRCEYCQEPCIFLCQIYAPYEDNETAFHRTIYVFICKKPECCKLNENGNLKVFRSQLPRTNEFYSSEPPVEEPDWRTDLNTSKWVKTCQVCGIYASNHCSKCKQVNYCCRIHQVFDWKSTHKESCGTNRYVVTNSKILFPEYEIIIETEDEKEDNNEINSEKEKEEIEKYENMLEKGETGTFQDEDVQTELLSMAKQKEDETFAEFRLTVDKYPDQILRYDRGGKILYISGESKIDEVPKCLECNQERQFEFQIMPQLLNFLNLEDTLKCIDWGILTIFTCKNSCPSKNGYSAEYVWKQDIIETNSD, via the exons ATGCCGGTAGATTTAGGATTTGTGGAGAAGTGTGACGCGTGGAGGTTGGAATGTAGATTTTTTCCAAGTAAAGTCGGTGGAAAACCAGCGTGGCTCAATTTGAGAGATATTCCTGGAGAGAAAGATCTTCGATGCGAATATTGCCAAGAGCCTTGTATATTTTTATGTCAAATTTACGCACCTTACGAAGACAATGAAACTGCGTTTCATAGGACTATATACGTTTTTATATGCAAAAAACCAGAATGTTGTAAATTGAATGAAAATGGGAACTTAAAAGTTTTCAGATCTCAGTTACCAAGAACAAATGAATTTTACTCATCTGAACCACCTGTTGAGGAACCTGATTGGAGGACTGACCTCA ATACAAGCAAATGGGTGAAAACATGTCAGGTGTGTGGAATATACGCGTCTAATCACTGTTCTAAATGTAAGCAAGTAAATTATTGTTGTCGCATACATCAAGTTTTTGATTGGAAGTCCACTCACAAGGAATCTTGCGGTACAAATCGGTATGTGGTAACCAACAGCAAAATTTTATTTCCtgaatatgaaataataatagaaacagAAGATGAGAAAGAAGATAACAATGAAATTAATTCTGAGAAGGAGAAAGAAGAAATTGAAAAGTATGAAAACATGTTGGAGAAAGGTGAAACCGGTACTTTTCAAGATGAAGATGTACAAACTGAATTGTTAAGCATGGCTAAACAGAaagaagatgaaacatttgctGAATTTCGTTTAACTGTTGACAAGTATCCTGATCAAATTCTGAG ATATGACAGAGGAGGAAAGATTTTGTATATATCTGGAGAAAGTAAAATTGATGAGGTGCCAAAATGTTTAGAATGTAATCAAGAGAGGCAATTTGAATTTCaa ATCATGCCacaattattaaattttcttaACTTAGAGGATACTCTTAAATGTATTGACTGGGGCATTCTAACAATATTTACATGTAAAAATTCATGCCCATCCAAAAATGGATACAGTGCAGAATATGTGTGGAAACAAGACATCATAGAAACTAATTCAGACTAA